In one window of Candidatus Scalindua sp. DNA:
- the rpmB gene encoding 50S ribosomal protein L28 has product MARVCEICGKGTSVGYQIERRGLAKRKGGVGRKITGRTKRKFKANIQSLKAKIKGSIKRIKICTRCLNSGKVVKVT; this is encoded by the coding sequence ATGGCACGTGTATGTGAAATATGTGGTAAAGGTACATCGGTCGGGTATCAAATTGAGCGTAGGGGTTTGGCAAAAAGAAAAGGTGGAGTTGGTAGAAAGATAACAGGGCGAACAAAGAGAAAATTTAAGGCAAATATTCAATCGTTGAAAGCAAAGATAAAGGGAAGTATAAAGAGGATTAAAATTTGTACGAGATGTTTAAATTCGGGCAAAGTTGTTAAGGTAACATAG
- the gatC gene encoding Asp-tRNA(Asn)/Glu-tRNA(Gln) amidotransferase subunit GatC, whose protein sequence is MEIDSEEITFIAKLSRIKLDDSEKDIFKKQLVKVLQYIEKLNELDLGNDNPTLYTSSLKNVFREDTLKPSYQQERVINISPSNVNGFFKVPKIIE, encoded by the coding sequence GTGGAAATTGATTCTGAAGAAATTACCTTCATAGCTAAACTGTCAAGGATAAAACTTGATGATAGCGAAAAGGATATATTTAAAAAACAGCTGGTAAAGGTTTTGCAATATATTGAAAAGTTGAACGAATTAGATTTAGGCAACGATAATCCAACCTTATATACCTCTTCATTGAAAAATGTTTTCAGAGAGGACACTTTGAAACCCTCATACCAACAAGAAAGAGTTATCAATATCTCTCCTTCAAACGTTAACGGATTCTTTAAAGTACCAAAAATTATTGAATAA
- a CDS encoding transcriptional repressor, translating into MDDPEEIFREYIQSKGLKFTPERKSILNYVFKNHGHFEVEELLFEMKKNKARVSKATIYRTVALLVKCGLLREVIFGEKHTHYEYVYGHEHHEHLVCEGCGRIIEFSDERIEKFQDEVCVKNKFRPESHRFQITGYCHDCTGGHKT; encoded by the coding sequence ATGGATGATCCAGAAGAAATTTTCAGGGAGTATATTCAATCAAAAGGATTAAAATTTACCCCTGAAAGAAAGTCTATTTTAAATTACGTATTTAAAAATCATGGTCATTTTGAAGTTGAAGAGTTGTTGTTTGAAATGAAAAAAAATAAAGCTCGGGTTTCAAAAGCCACAATCTATCGAACGGTTGCGCTGTTGGTAAAATGCGGTTTGTTAAGAGAGGTTATTTTTGGAGAAAAACATACTCACTATGAGTATGTTTATGGCCACGAACACCATGAGCATCTTGTTTGCGAAGGATGTGGCAGAATAATAGAGTTCAGTGATGAAAGAATTGAAAAGTTTCAAGATGAAGTTTGTGTCAAGAACAAGTTTAGACCCGAATCCCATCGTTTTCAGATAACGGGTTATTGTCATGACTGTACTGGCGGGCATAAAACGTAA